The Daucus carota subsp. sativus chromosome 7, DH1 v3.0, whole genome shotgun sequence genome window below encodes:
- the LOC108195361 gene encoding uncharacterized protein LOC108195361: protein MDELAQKVFNVLKTDPENFESEFSGTRRRSGRRCQGKTKDCAFSSNARTSTNFRTGGVTSDVSSKEKRSHSSTSRRKLRGIPLAGRTGARCDQYDSFSGARDDTGSLLDIPDRRSTCTPEMLFSNTSESRLAHFNADPRPFLLVDQNDISYNKSLMLFVKDLGRTAQMVARQKLKGTQNNVGQIQDAALSGWETDIMTDTYSEKKVVDLILKENHTVRNPRSDIVKDKWTDADHDGKERCFNKIGVPRDKISGPNLNERPMDEGNSNASEKSSKRRRKKNHCTNKPLDPGSESFPSTFGMVTNKSSSSNKWQLADSMRTIRKHASKSTATSNTQVPRLQDLESCHSKSNTKDKTITTVGTTSSPWSTGLTSFSSQLSSKYQGTINPADKNHDPSDKGGGVTMISSSSKPGISTGSSSTRFTFDIPFLQSQLNQMKVMGQDKDRSEVQRGLLTQPNSLSAQAIQKHGVLCDPKGGYIKVPVHFADQPSSLSAAQSFFHIQKEPQSALRSLSLVNSASAATFSTASAADDTKLTLKL from the exons ATGGATGAATTAGCACAGAAGGTTTTCAATGTTCTGAAGACTGATCCTGAAAACTTTGAATCTGAATTCTCGGGTACAAGGAGAAGATCTGGAAGGAGGTGTCAGGGCAAAACAAAGGACTGTGCCTTCAGCTCAAATGCTAGAACTAGTACAAATTTCAGAACTGGCGGTGTGACAAGTGACGTCTCCTCCAAGGAAAAACGAAGCCATTCATCAACTTCCAGGAGAAAACTGCGAGGCATCCCTTTAGCTGGTAGGACAGGAGCTCGCTGTGATCAGTATGATTCATTCTCAG GTGCTCGAGATGATACTGGATCTCTTCTTGATATACCAGATAGGCGCAGCACATGTACTCCTGAGATGCTCTTTTCCAATACTAGTGAGTCGAGACTTGCACACTTTAATGCTGATCCCAGACCATTTCTGCTT GTGGATCAGAACGATATTAGCTACAATAAAAGCTTAATGTTGTTTGTTAAAGATTTAGGACGGACAGCACAAATGGTGGCCAGACAGAAGCTAAAAGGCACTCAAAACAATGTTGGTCAGATTCAGGACGCTGCCCTGAGTGGCTGGGAAACCGACATCATGACTGATACATACTCTGAAAAAAAAGTAGTTGACCTGATCCTTAAGGAAAATCACACTGTCAGAAACCCCAGATCTGACATTGTAAAAGACAAGTGGACTGATGCTGATCATGATGGAAAAGAGAGATGCTTTAACAAAATTGGAGTGCCTCGTGATAAAATCTCCGGTCCTAACCTTAACGAGAGACCAATGGATGAGGGTAATTCAAATGCAAGTGAAAAATCAAGTAAGAGGCGAAGGAAAAAGAACCATTGCACTAACAAACCTCTGGATCCGGGATCAGAAAGCTTTCCATCAACTTTTGGGATGGTAACTAACAAGAGTAGCAGTTCAAATAAGTGGCAATTGGCTGACAGTATGCGCACTATCAGGAAACATGCATCCAAGTCCACGGCAACATCAAATACTCAAGTGCCTCGCTTACAAGATTTAGAGAGCTGTCACTCTAAATCTAACacaaaagacaagacaattacaactGTCGGGACGACATCATCTCCATGGAGCACAGGGCTTACAAGTTTTAGTAGCCAGTTGAGTTCCAAGTATCAAGGCACAATAAATCCAGCAGACAAAAATCACGATCCAAGTGACAAGGGAGGCGGGGTAACAATGATCAGTAGCAGCAGTAAACCTGGAATATCAACAGGATCATCCTCCACCAGGTTCACATTTGACATTCCATTCCTACAATCACAACTGAATCAGATGAAAGTCATGGGACAGGACAAAGACAGATCAGAAGTGCAACGAGGATTATTAACACAACCAAACTCATTATCAGCACAAGCAATTCAGAAACACGGAGTTTTGTGTGATCCAAAGGGTGGTTACATTAAGGTGCCTGTTCACTTTGCTGACCAGCCAAGCTCCTTATCAGCAGCTCAGTCATTCTTCCATATCCAGAAAGAGCCGCAGTCAGCTCTGCGTTCACTTTCGCTTGTTAACAGCGCCAGTGCTGCTACTTTTTCTACTGCTTCTGCTGCTGATGACACCAAACTCACACTTAAACTGTGA